The following proteins are co-located in the Sulfitobacter guttiformis genome:
- a CDS encoding MYG1 family protein, whose product MTITHLVTHSGGFHADELLSSVILTRLFPLAKIVRTRDVEWTTPAPDKIIYDVGREFDAARQIFDHHQRPTPLRADDQPYSSFGLIWAQYGRDYLRALAVPDVDVEDIHASFDKGFVLPVDLVDNGALAPATAGDLASLTLPVLLGTLKPVFDDTNPDADDDGFAAALPIARAFIEGSLAGKAAKRRAEAMVIDAIKAAGDSRVLELPMGMPFRGAIEKTGADHLLFVINPRDDDWAIGGIRITGDSFEQRADLPAAWAGLTDAALEDACGVKGAKFCHNGRFIAVAATREAALEMAALAVKDAG is encoded by the coding sequence ATGACAATTACCCATCTCGTTACCCATTCGGGCGGATTTCACGCGGATGAGTTGCTGTCCTCGGTGATCCTTACGCGGCTGTTTCCCCTAGCCAAGATTGTTCGCACTCGCGATGTGGAATGGACTACGCCCGCACCAGATAAAATTATTTACGATGTCGGCCGTGAGTTTGATGCGGCGCGCCAAATTTTTGATCATCATCAGCGGCCAACACCGCTGCGCGCTGATGATCAGCCCTACAGCTCGTTCGGACTGATCTGGGCGCAGTACGGGCGTGATTACCTGCGGGCGCTGGCAGTGCCGGATGTGGATGTGGAAGATATTCACGCAAGTTTTGACAAGGGCTTCGTGTTGCCTGTGGATCTGGTCGACAACGGCGCGCTCGCCCCCGCAACAGCGGGTGATCTGGCGAGCCTGACCTTGCCCGTTCTGCTTGGGACGCTCAAGCCTGTCTTTGATGATACCAATCCCGATGCCGATGATGATGGATTTGCCGCCGCCTTGCCGATTGCACGGGCTTTTATCGAAGGCTCCCTTGCTGGAAAAGCAGCCAAAAGGCGTGCAGAGGCCATGGTCATCGATGCGATCAAGGCTGCAGGCGACAGCCGCGTGCTTGAGCTGCCGATGGGTATGCCGTTTCGCGGTGCGATCGAGAAGACAGGTGCGGATCACTTATTGTTTGTGATCAACCCGCGCGATGACGATTGGGCCATTGGCGGTATCCGCATCACCGGCGACAGTTTTGAGCAGCGCGCTGATCTGCCTGCCGCATGGGCGGGGTTGACGGATGCCGCGCTTGAGGATGCTTGCGGCGTTAAGGGGGCCAAATTCTGCCATAACGGCCGGTTCATCGCAGTCGCAGCCACCCGCGAGGCCGCACTCGAGATGGCCGCGTTGGCAGTGAAAGATGCGGGTTAA
- a CDS encoding HpcH/HpaI aldolase family protein: MELKANTFTRALAHGDKQVGLWITLSSPFVAEVTAPAGYDWALIDMEHSPNDYMSVLGQLQAFANSATTAIVRPEWNDTVTVKRLLDLGVPGLLFPMIQTVEEAQKAIASTRYPPLGVRGVSGSTRANKFGRVTNYLARVEAELTVLLQLETAAAIGLAVEIGSLEGVSGIFFGPADIAADIGLLGQPMHPDVWALIRPAAAALIAKGIPVGTLVMDTKFAAELLNDGFTFVACASDASLLAKASDAALASVKGALA; the protein is encoded by the coding sequence ATGGAGCTGAAAGCCAATACTTTCACACGCGCACTGGCACATGGTGACAAACAGGTTGGGCTCTGGATCACTCTTTCCAGCCCCTTTGTGGCAGAAGTGACGGCGCCGGCGGGATATGACTGGGCGTTAATCGACATGGAACATTCGCCCAATGACTACATGAGCGTGTTGGGACAGCTACAGGCCTTTGCCAACAGTGCGACCACCGCGATCGTGCGTCCTGAATGGAATGATACCGTAACCGTTAAACGCCTGCTCGATCTGGGGGTGCCGGGACTGCTGTTTCCAATGATCCAGACGGTGGAGGAGGCCCAAAAGGCCATCGCCTCCACCCGTTATCCGCCCTTGGGTGTGCGCGGCGTCTCAGGCTCGACCCGCGCCAATAAATTCGGACGCGTGACCAACTATCTTGCTCGCGTCGAGGCGGAACTGACTGTCCTCCTCCAATTAGAGACCGCTGCCGCCATTGGCCTTGCGGTCGAGATTGGGTCCCTCGAAGGTGTCTCCGGCATATTTTTCGGTCCTGCCGATATTGCCGCCGACATCGGCCTGCTAGGCCAGCCGATGCACCCCGATGTCTGGGCTCTGATCCGACCAGCGGCCGCTGCCCTTATCGCAAAAGGTATCCCTGTCGGGACGTTGGTGATGGACACGAAATTTGCAGCCGAACTGCTGAACGACGGGTTCACATTTGTGGCCTGCGCATCGGATGCCAGTCTTTTGGCCAAAGCATCCGATGCAGCCCTTGCTTCGGTCAAAGGTGCGCTGGCTTAA
- a CDS encoding hydantoinase B/oxoprolinase family protein: MTHSNVAYQVMWNRLISVVEEQAQALVRTAFSTSVREAGDLSAGVYDVQGRMLAQAVTGTPGHVNAMADAVPHFIRRIGRENIFEGDIYITNDPWEGTGHLHDITMVTPSFHHGALVGFFACTAHVVDVGGRGFGADAASVYEEGLYLPIMKFAERGTVDPTLIRIVRGNVREPDQLVGDMYALATCNEIGHRRLVDMMTEFALDDLDGIAAFILDNSRRATLERIAALPRTSGWGELTIDGFDTPITLRVKVTVHADRIISDFTGTSGLDKKGINCPLVYAKAYACYALKVAIAPEIPNNAASLAPFEIVAPVNSIVNAVHPAPVALRHIVGHFVPDAVFNAFDQIVPGLVPAEGAGCLCNFQVSLRPRSDAPAPAHARRSEVLTFNSGGSGARPAHDGLNATAFPSGVMTMPVEATEHAGPVIIWRKELRPDSGGAGAQRGGLGQYMEVSAREGHEFDIQAMFDRVHHPALGRRGGGAGAPTTIMQDDGTAMNGKGKQFVAHGRKVLMAFPGGAGYGDPSKRPKEAVMRDLARGYISAETAAQAYGLATEDIATVDAAIARGEDL; encoded by the coding sequence ATGACCCATTCAAACGTTGCTTATCAGGTTATGTGGAACCGCCTGATCTCGGTGGTCGAGGAGCAGGCGCAGGCACTGGTGCGCACCGCCTTTTCCACCTCCGTGCGCGAGGCAGGTGACCTTTCGGCAGGTGTGTATGATGTTCAGGGCCGGATGCTGGCGCAGGCGGTAACCGGCACCCCCGGCCACGTCAACGCCATGGCGGATGCCGTTCCCCACTTTATCCGCCGTATCGGGCGCGAGAACATATTCGAGGGCGATATCTATATCACCAACGATCCATGGGAGGGCACCGGCCATCTGCACGACATCACGATGGTTACGCCTTCGTTCCATCATGGTGCGCTGGTCGGGTTCTTTGCCTGTACAGCACATGTTGTGGATGTGGGCGGGCGCGGGTTTGGTGCCGATGCGGCCAGCGTCTATGAAGAAGGATTGTATCTGCCGATCATGAAATTCGCGGAGCGCGGTACTGTCGATCCCACACTTATCCGTATCGTGCGGGGGAATGTGCGCGAACCCGACCAGCTGGTAGGCGATATGTATGCGCTGGCCACCTGTAACGAGATCGGCCATCGCCGTCTGGTTGATATGATGACGGAGTTTGCGCTCGACGATCTGGACGGGATTGCCGCATTCATTCTCGACAATTCCCGCCGCGCAACGCTTGAGCGCATCGCAGCACTTCCGCGCACCTCCGGCTGGGGCGAGCTTACGATAGACGGGTTCGACACGCCAATCACCTTGCGCGTTAAGGTGACCGTTCACGCCGACCGCATCATATCGGATTTTACCGGGACCTCGGGCCTTGATAAAAAAGGCATCAACTGCCCGCTTGTCTACGCCAAGGCCTATGCCTGCTATGCCCTGAAGGTCGCGATTGCGCCTGAAATCCCCAACAACGCAGCATCACTGGCGCCGTTCGAGATTGTTGCCCCCGTGAACTCGATCGTGAATGCGGTTCATCCCGCGCCAGTGGCCCTGCGCCATATTGTCGGACATTTTGTCCCAGATGCGGTATTCAATGCCTTTGACCAGATTGTGCCGGGACTGGTCCCTGCCGAAGGGGCGGGATGTCTGTGCAACTTTCAGGTCTCTTTGCGCCCGCGCAGCGATGCCCCGGCACCCGCCCATGCGCGCCGATCCGAAGTGCTTACTTTCAATTCGGGCGGTTCCGGTGCGCGGCCCGCCCATGACGGGCTAAACGCCACCGCTTTTCCCTCGGGTGTGATGACCATGCCTGTCGAAGCAACGGAACACGCAGGCCCAGTCATCATCTGGCGCAAGGAACTGAGGCCGGATTCGGGCGGTGCCGGCGCACAGCGCGGCGGCCTCGGTCAATATATGGAAGTGAGCGCCCGTGAGGGCCACGAGTTCGACATTCAAGCAATGTTTGACCGCGTCCACCATCCCGCTTTGGGGCGGCGGGGCGGCGGGGCGGGCGCGCCTACCACTATTATGCAGGATGATGGTACCGCGATGAACGGTAAGGGAAAGCAATTCGTCGCCCACGGCCGCAAGGTGCTGATGGCCTTCCCGGGCGGTGCGGGCTACGGCGATCCGTCCAAGCGCCCCAAGGAAGCAGTCATGCGCGATCTTGCACGCGGTTATATTAGTGCCGAAACTGCTGCGCAGGCCTACGGTCTGGCAACGGAGGATATTGCAACTGTCGATGCGGCTATAGCGCGGGGTGAAGACCTGTGA
- a CDS encoding hydantoinase/oxoprolinase family protein, translating to MTQHSIRLGVDIGGTFTDVVLEVGTASYSTKVLTTYAAPENAIIDGMHQVCAKASIDPVQIGQIIHGTTLATNALIERRGAKTALITTEGFRDVIEMRTESRFEQYDLNLTLPEPLLPRQMRYTVPGRMDAGGNELLPLTRADIEPVVAKIKAAGYESVAVGLIHSYLNDAHEKLVGAVLAEMVPQTMVSLSCEVSPQMREYERFNTVVANAYIKPLMKSYLGRLAGRLRDEGTECDIFLMHSGGGIISIENAAEFPVRLVESGPAGGAVFAANIAARYGLDKVLSFDMGGTTAKICLIKNQTPKTSRVFEVARTYRFKKGSGMPISIPVIDMVEIGAGGGSLAHVDAMRQIRVGPESAGSEPGPACYGRGGAKPAVTDADLILGKLDPDGFAGGTITLDADASAMALTTVLGDILEMDAATAAFGLAEVVDENMANAARVHAVENGEDLSEYTMIAFGGAAPLHAGRLCEKLGVSRLLVPQGAGVGSAIGFLRAPFSFEANRSVYMRLTGFDVERIKALLADLQSEATGFVRNCDATAPILSEFKVYMRYSGQGWEIPITLSEEQALAPDPAVFEARFIEEYVKLFGRAVQGMDIEITVWSVNATTPPENVARVKESTGNTAAVRYGTRQLFDPALAQFVTTATVRRDDMEAGANIEGPAIITEDETTIIVPTSRTATRQPDGCIDMRTKP from the coding sequence ATGACCCAGCACTCAATCCGCCTTGGCGTTGATATCGGCGGAACCTTCACGGATGTTGTACTGGAAGTCGGGACTGCTTCCTACTCTACCAAAGTGCTGACGACATATGCCGCCCCCGAAAACGCGATTATCGACGGAATGCATCAGGTCTGCGCCAAGGCGAGCATTGACCCCGTCCAGATCGGCCAGATTATCCATGGCACAACATTGGCCACCAACGCCCTGATCGAGCGGCGCGGCGCGAAAACAGCGCTCATCACGACCGAGGGGTTTCGCGATGTGATCGAGATGCGCACCGAAAGCCGTTTCGAGCAGTACGACCTCAACCTCACCCTGCCCGAGCCGCTGCTGCCACGGCAGATGCGCTATACCGTGCCCGGGAGGATGGATGCCGGCGGAAACGAGCTGCTGCCGCTCACCCGCGCAGACATAGAACCGGTCGTGGCCAAAATCAAAGCGGCAGGATACGAGAGTGTCGCCGTCGGTCTGATCCACTCCTACCTCAACGACGCCCACGAGAAACTGGTGGGCGCGGTGCTGGCAGAAATGGTGCCGCAAACCATGGTTTCGCTATCCTGCGAAGTCTCTCCCCAGATGCGCGAATACGAGCGGTTCAATACGGTTGTTGCCAACGCCTACATCAAGCCTCTGATGAAATCCTATTTGGGCCGCCTCGCAGGGCGCCTGCGCGATGAAGGCACTGAATGTGACATCTTTCTCATGCATTCCGGCGGCGGAATTATCTCAATCGAGAACGCAGCGGAGTTTCCGGTACGTCTGGTCGAGAGCGGTCCGGCGGGTGGTGCAGTTTTTGCTGCGAACATCGCCGCCCGCTATGGTCTGGACAAGGTGCTGTCATTTGACATGGGCGGGACCACAGCCAAAATTTGCCTTATCAAGAACCAGACCCCTAAAACGTCCCGTGTATTCGAGGTCGCACGCACCTACCGGTTCAAAAAGGGCTCCGGCATGCCCATCTCTATCCCCGTGATTGATATGGTCGAGATCGGCGCGGGCGGTGGATCGCTTGCCCATGTTGACGCAATGCGGCAGATCCGCGTGGGACCCGAAAGCGCGGGATCAGAGCCTGGTCCGGCCTGCTATGGACGCGGCGGAGCAAAACCTGCGGTCACTGACGCCGATCTGATCCTAGGCAAACTAGACCCCGACGGTTTTGCAGGCGGCACGATAACGCTGGACGCTGATGCCTCCGCTATGGCCCTCACAACTGTGCTGGGGGATATTCTTGAAATGGACGCTGCTACTGCGGCTTTCGGGCTGGCGGAGGTCGTTGATGAAAACATGGCGAATGCCGCGCGCGTACATGCAGTCGAAAATGGCGAAGACCTCAGTGAATACACAATGATCGCATTTGGCGGCGCCGCTCCACTGCATGCAGGGCGATTATGCGAGAAACTCGGCGTGTCGCGCCTGCTTGTGCCGCAAGGGGCCGGTGTCGGATCGGCTATCGGTTTTTTGCGTGCGCCCTTCAGCTTTGAGGCAAATCGCTCGGTCTATATGCGCCTCACCGGATTTGATGTGGAAAGGATCAAAGCTCTGCTTGCCGATCTTCAAAGTGAGGCCACGGGGTTTGTTCGTAACTGTGACGCGACTGCGCCCATTCTGTCAGAGTTCAAGGTCTATATGCGTTACTCCGGTCAGGGTTGGGAGATACCCATCACCTTAAGCGAGGAGCAAGCGTTGGCGCCTGACCCCGCGGTATTCGAGGCGCGTTTTATTGAGGAGTATGTCAAACTGTTCGGCCGCGCGGTGCAGGGCATGGACATCGAAATTACCGTATGGTCGGTCAATGCGACGACCCCGCCGGAGAATGTAGCACGTGTGAAGGAGTCCACCGGAAACACTGCCGCTGTTCGTTATGGCACACGACAGCTGTTTGATCCGGCCCTAGCCCAATTCGTTACCACCGCCACTGTGAGGCGTGATGACATGGAAGCGGGCGCCAATATCGAAGGCCCCGCCATCATTACCGAGGACGAGACGACAATAATCGTACCCACCAGCCGCACCGCGACCCGCCAGCCTGACGGCTGCATCGACATGAGGACAAAACCATGA
- a CDS encoding NADH:flavin oxidoreductase/NADH oxidase, producing the protein MSGTPHLFQPLTLRNIQIRNRIVISPMCQYSAHEGHLDDWHLVHLGRFSTGGAGIVFTEATAVQKSGRITHGCPGLWCDSQIAGHAQVAQFALRNGAVPAIQLAHAGRKSGMQRPWFGNGPLNEQDSARGDMPWTPVGPSALPVADGWPMPDALSHEDIVVLIADFVSAAKRALAAGYKIAEIHGAHGYLLHSFLSPLSNKRTDEYGGDLAGRMRLALEVTKAVRAVWPEDLPLFFRTSAVDGAPEGWSLEDTVVLATALKQVGVDVMDCSSSGIAGSATAGDPQKRQPGFQVPYSERVRKDAQMTTMTVGLITHPQQAEDILAQGRADLIAIGREALVNPMWALHAAQTLGHDTNFATWPQQSGWWLASRAKTSDFYTPARETDA; encoded by the coding sequence ATGTCCGGCACCCCGCATCTGTTCCAGCCTCTCACCCTGCGCAACATCCAGATCCGCAACCGCATCGTCATCTCGCCCATGTGCCAGTATTCAGCGCATGAAGGTCATCTCGACGACTGGCATCTTGTACATCTTGGCCGCTTTTCCACAGGTGGCGCGGGAATTGTGTTCACCGAGGCAACGGCGGTACAGAAATCAGGGCGTATCACCCACGGCTGCCCTGGCCTGTGGTGCGACAGCCAGATCGCCGGCCACGCGCAAGTAGCGCAATTTGCACTGCGCAACGGGGCAGTTCCAGCGATCCAACTGGCCCATGCGGGCCGGAAAAGCGGTATGCAGCGACCTTGGTTCGGAAACGGCCCCCTGAATGAACAGGACTCCGCACGCGGGGATATGCCGTGGACGCCTGTCGGTCCATCCGCCCTGCCCGTCGCAGACGGTTGGCCGATGCCTGACGCCCTCTCGCATGAAGATATCGTCGTTCTGATAGCCGACTTTGTATCCGCCGCAAAACGCGCCCTTGCTGCAGGATATAAAATTGCCGAGATCCACGGCGCTCACGGCTATCTGCTACACAGCTTTCTTTCGCCTTTGTCAAATAAACGTACAGACGAATATGGTGGTGATCTGGCAGGGCGAATGCGGCTTGCACTCGAAGTGACCAAAGCCGTCCGTGCCGTCTGGCCCGAGGATTTGCCGCTGTTCTTCCGCACCTCTGCAGTCGATGGCGCACCGGAGGGCTGGTCACTCGAGGATACCGTCGTCCTTGCCACAGCACTTAAACAAGTCGGCGTTGATGTAATGGACTGCTCCTCAAGCGGAATCGCAGGTTCGGCCACTGCAGGTGATCCGCAAAAACGCCAGCCGGGTTTTCAAGTTCCCTATTCCGAGCGGGTCAGAAAGGACGCACAGATGACGACCATGACCGTAGGTCTGATCACCCACCCCCAACAGGCAGAGGATATACTGGCACAAGGCCGCGCAGATCTGATCGCCATCGGACGCGAGGCGCTGGTGAACCCGATGTGGGCGCTGCATGCTGCGCAAACGCTGGGACATGATACGAATTTCGCCACATGGCCGCAGCAATCGGGATGGTGGCTGGCGAGCCGTGCAAAAACATCCGACTTTTACACTCCGGCGCGAGAGACAGATGCGTAA
- a CDS encoding crotonase/enoyl-CoA hydratase family protein — MALTIDPARFTNLAVEAHDDGVWVVTLNRPAKRNALDIDTIEELVEFFSTAPRAGVRAVVLAGAGDHFCAGLDLIEHHDEDRSPADFMHVCLRWHEAFNKMEYGGVPVIAALHGAVVGGGLELASSAHIRVMDQTAYFALPEGQRGLFTGGGATIRVTDLVGKSRMIDMMLTGRVYQGQEAVDLGLCQYIVEGSSFDAALELARKTAQNLPLSNFAICSAVSHMQNMSAMDAAYAEAVVAGVVNTQPDARARLAAFADKSAARVRRNE, encoded by the coding sequence ATGGCCCTCACGATTGATCCCGCACGCTTTACCAACCTTGCTGTAGAGGCTCATGATGACGGTGTATGGGTGGTTACATTGAACCGTCCCGCCAAGCGCAACGCACTGGACATCGACACCATCGAGGAGTTGGTCGAGTTTTTTTCGACCGCCCCGCGCGCGGGTGTACGGGCCGTCGTCTTGGCCGGCGCAGGGGACCATTTCTGTGCTGGTCTTGATTTGATCGAACATCACGACGAGGACCGTAGCCCTGCCGATTTTATGCACGTCTGCCTGCGATGGCACGAAGCATTCAACAAGATGGAGTATGGTGGCGTCCCGGTTATCGCCGCGCTGCACGGCGCCGTGGTGGGCGGTGGCCTTGAACTGGCCAGCTCTGCTCATATCCGTGTGATGGACCAGACAGCTTACTTTGCGTTGCCCGAAGGCCAGCGGGGTCTTTTTACAGGTGGGGGAGCCACAATTCGGGTTACCGATTTGGTGGGTAAATCGCGAATGATAGATATGATGCTGACGGGTCGCGTGTATCAAGGGCAGGAGGCCGTCGATCTGGGGCTATGTCAGTATATAGTAGAAGGCTCGAGTTTTGATGCCGCGCTTGAATTGGCGCGCAAGACGGCGCAAAATCTGCCTCTATCCAATTTTGCGATTTGTTCCGCCGTGAGCCACATGCAAAATATGTCCGCTATGGATGCCGCCTATGCTGAGGCGGTGGTGGCAGGTGTGGTCAACACCCAGCCCGATGCGCGTGCGCGTCTTGCTGCCTTTGCGGATAAATCGGCGGCACGCGTACGCCGCAACGAATAA
- the ubiG gene encoding bifunctional 2-polyprenyl-6-hydroxyphenol methylase/3-demethylubiquinol 3-O-methyltransferase UbiG, with product MAQIKRNNLKIYDDVADQWWSDDIRWVRTLKNMVPGRLGYFDTLIDWHGKAVLDLGCAGGFMAEALDDRGAQVTGIDPASDAIAAAKTHAQGRNITYDVGVGEALPYIDANFDAVVCVDVLEHVQDLEKVLFEVARVLKPGGVFLFDTINRNLIAQLATITVAEDILRILPKGTHDPAMFIKPHELLTGLRRAGLQAGALTGLGPRGLNRNGDLKFGRLPLKTVLYMGSALKPEA from the coding sequence ATGGCACAGATTAAACGCAACAACCTGAAAATTTATGATGATGTCGCCGATCAGTGGTGGTCTGATGATATCCGCTGGGTTCGCACGCTCAAGAATATGGTGCCGGGGCGGCTTGGCTATTTCGATACGCTGATTGATTGGCACGGCAAGGCGGTTCTCGATCTGGGCTGTGCTGGCGGTTTTATGGCCGAGGCGCTGGATGATCGTGGTGCACAAGTCACCGGTATTGATCCTGCATCCGATGCCATCGCAGCTGCCAAAACCCACGCTCAGGGTCGTAACATTACTTATGATGTCGGCGTGGGTGAGGCGCTTCCCTATATAGACGCGAACTTTGATGCTGTGGTTTGTGTAGATGTCCTTGAACATGTTCAGGATCTTGAGAAGGTCCTGTTCGAGGTTGCCCGCGTCCTTAAGCCTGGTGGCGTGTTCCTGTTCGACACAATCAATCGGAACCTCATCGCACAGCTGGCTACTATAACCGTGGCTGAGGATATCCTGCGCATCCTGCCTAAGGGCACCCATGATCCGGCAATGTTTATAAAGCCTCATGAATTGCTGACAGGGTTGCGGCGGGCCGGATTGCAAGCCGGAGCACTTACTGGCTTGGGGCCACGAGGGTTAAACCGGAACGGAGATCTTAAATTTGGTCGTCTGCCACTCAAAACGGTCCTCTATATGGGGAGTGCACTCAAGCCAGAAGCCTGA
- a CDS encoding gamma-glutamyltransferase family protein: MLKASLGLNGGITAPHRAAALAGRDVLVAGGTAIEAMVAAAATIAVVYPHMNGIGGDGFWIIHREGHDPVGISACGTAAGMATPEFYATHGHTEAIPARGGLAALTVPGTISGWQAALSLVPQDRRLPLSVLLADAIMHARDGIAVTGNQSDCTREKLNGLKNVPGFAETYLIEGKVPAAGDRLVQGALGRTLQTLADNGLEAFYSGPVAETHAAFLQEHGSPLRIDDFNSYAAQHVMPLSLKTSHGRLFNMIAPTQGVSSLGILGVFDRLGVLDGESFNHIHGLIEATKQTFIRRNADLGDPKRMQTPAQEWLRNDVLGEMTARIDPFRALDWPHIPKAGDTIWMGASDSEGTVVSFIQSVFWEFGSGLTCPETGVFFQNRGAGFSLQPGPNELGPGRCPFHTLNPALALLNDGRVMSYGTMGGEGQPQTQAAVFSRHVQFGMDLQAAVTAPRWLLGRTWGDETTSLKIESRFDERLVDALRGAGHEIEMLPEFSDLTGHAGALVRHPDGLVETATDPRADGAALSI, from the coding sequence ATGTTGAAAGCATCACTTGGATTAAATGGCGGGATTACCGCGCCACACCGCGCTGCGGCTCTCGCGGGGCGGGACGTGCTTGTGGCTGGCGGCACAGCGATAGAGGCGATGGTCGCCGCTGCTGCGACCATCGCTGTAGTTTATCCGCATATGAACGGAATTGGCGGCGACGGTTTCTGGATTATTCATCGAGAAGGCCACGATCCAGTCGGTATTTCTGCCTGCGGGACAGCCGCCGGTATGGCTACGCCGGAATTCTATGCAACTCATGGGCATACCGAAGCTATTCCAGCACGGGGCGGCCTTGCGGCGCTTACGGTGCCTGGAACCATTAGCGGCTGGCAGGCAGCACTATCGCTTGTCCCGCAGGACCGACGCTTACCGCTATCGGTTCTGTTAGCCGATGCAATAATGCATGCGCGCGACGGTATTGCTGTAACGGGAAACCAGTCGGATTGTACGCGCGAGAAACTAAACGGGCTAAAAAATGTGCCCGGATTTGCGGAAACCTATCTTATTGAAGGTAAGGTTCCTGCTGCGGGCGACCGGCTGGTTCAAGGTGCGTTGGGGCGAACCCTTCAAACACTGGCCGACAATGGATTGGAGGCGTTTTACAGTGGCCCAGTTGCTGAAACACATGCCGCATTTCTACAGGAACATGGCAGTCCGCTGCGCATTGATGACTTCAATTCATATGCCGCGCAACACGTAATGCCCCTTTCACTAAAGACGTCGCACGGACGGCTTTTTAACATGATCGCCCCCACTCAGGGGGTCTCGTCACTCGGTATACTTGGAGTATTTGACCGTTTAGGCGTTTTAGACGGTGAAAGCTTTAACCACATACATGGATTGATCGAGGCAACCAAGCAGACCTTCATCCGCCGCAATGCCGATCTGGGCGACCCCAAAAGGATGCAAACGCCGGCTCAGGAATGGCTCAGGAATGATGTTCTGGGCGAAATGACTGCACGGATTGATCCATTCCGCGCCTTGGATTGGCCGCACATTCCAAAAGCTGGTGATACGATTTGGATGGGTGCATCAGATAGTGAGGGTACAGTCGTTAGTTTTATTCAAAGTGTATTCTGGGAGTTCGGTTCTGGCCTGACGTGCCCCGAAACCGGTGTATTCTTCCAAAACAGAGGTGCAGGATTTTCGCTACAACCCGGACCAAACGAACTTGGACCGGGTCGGTGTCCGTTCCACACGTTAAACCCAGCCCTCGCACTTTTGAACGACGGCCGGGTAATGTCCTACGGGACTATGGGGGGTGAAGGCCAACCGCAAACGCAAGCGGCAGTTTTTTCACGTCATGTTCAATTCGGAATGGATCTTCAAGCGGCTGTGACAGCACCACGTTGGTTGCTTGGAAGGACTTGGGGTGACGAAACCACTTCCCTCAAGATTGAAAGCAGGTTTGACGAGAGGCTTGTTGACGCCCTGCGCGGCGCGGGCCACGAGATTGAGATGCTCCCAGAATTTAGCGATCTAACAGGGCATGCTGGGGCATTGGTGAGGCACCCTGATGGATTGGTGGAAACAGCAACCGACCCAAGAGCTGATGGCGCAGCTCTGAGTATCTAG